A region of Arabidopsis thaliana chromosome 5, partial sequence DNA encodes the following proteins:
- the SBT4.12 gene encoding subtilase 4.12 (subtilase 4.12 (SBT4.12); FUNCTIONS IN: identical protein binding, serine-type endopeptidase activity; INVOLVED IN: proteolysis, negative regulation of catalytic activity; LOCATED IN: apoplast, nucleus, cytoplasm; EXPRESSED IN: 6 plant structures; CONTAINS InterPro DOMAIN/s: Protease-associated PA (InterPro:IPR003137), Peptidase S8/S53, subtilisin/kexin/sedolisin (InterPro:IPR000209), Peptidase S8, subtilisin-related (InterPro:IPR015500), Peptidase S8/S53, subtilisin, active site (InterPro:IPR022398), Proteinase inhibitor I9, subtilisin propeptide (InterPro:IPR010259); BEST Arabidopsis thaliana protein match is: subtilase 4.13 (TAIR:AT5G59120.1); Has 7674 Blast hits to 6768 proteins in 1166 species: Archae - 235; Bacteria - 4632; Metazoa - 64; Fungi - 256; Plants - 1885; Viruses - 0; Other Eukaryotes - 602 (source: NCBI BLink).) produces the protein MANLAASTCLYSWLLVLLLSSVSAIIDEDTQVYIVYMGSLSSRADYIPTSDHMSILQQVTGESSIEGRLVRSYKRSFNGFAARLTESERTLIAEGVVSVFPNKILQLHTTTSWDFMGVKEGKNTKRNLAIESDTIIGVIDTGIWPESKSFSDKGFGPPPKKWKGVCSGGKNFTCNNKLIGARDYTSEGTRDTSGHGTHTASTAAGNAVKDTSFFGIGNGTVRGGVPASRIAAYKVCTDSGCSSEALLSSFDDAIADGVDLITISIGFQFPSIFEDDPIAIGAFHAMAKGILTVSSAGNSGPKPTTVSHVAPWIFTVAASTTNRGFITKVVLGNGKTLAGRSVNAFDMKGKKYPLVYGKSAASSACDAKTAALCAPACLNKSRVKGKILVCGGPSGYKIAKSVGAIAIIDKSPRPDVAFTHHLPASGLKAKDFKSLVSYIESQDSPQAAVLKTETIFNRTSPVIASFSSRGPNTIAVDILKPDITAPGVEILAAFSPNGEPSEDDTRRVKYSVFSGTSMACPHVAGVAAYVKTFYPRWSPSMIQSAIMTTAWPVKAKGRGIASTEFAYGAGHVDPMAALNPGLVYELDKADHIAFLCGMNYTSKTLKIISGDTVKCSKKNKILPRNLNYPSMSAKLSGTDSTFSVTFNRTLTNVGTPNSTYKSKVVAGHGSKLSIKVTPSVLYFKTVNEKQSFSVTVTGSDVDSEVPSSANLIWSDGTHNVRSPIVVYIMVVDEA, from the exons atggCGAATCTAGCTGCGTCCACTTGCCTATACTCATGGCTCCTTGTTTTGTTATTGAGTTCAGTCTCAGCAATCATAGATGAAGATACACAG GTGTATATAGTCTACATGGGTTCACTTTCGTCTCGCGCGGACTACATACCAACGTCCGATCACATGAGTATTCTTCAACAGGTCACAGGAGAAAG ttcGATCGAAGGTCGCTTGGTGAGAAGTTACAAGAGGAGTTTCAACGGCTTCGCAGCCAGGCTCACTGAGTCAGAACGTACATTAATTGCCG AGGGAGTTGTGTCTGTGTTCCCAAACAAGATATTACAACTCCATACGACGACGTCTTGGGACTTCATGGGGGTGAAGGAAGGAAAGAATACAAAGAGAAACTTGGCCATAGAAAGTGATACTATCATCGGCGTCATCGACACTGGGATTTGGCCGGAATCCAAGAGCTTCTCCGACAAAGGCTTTGGTCCTCCTCCTAAGAAATGGAAAGGTGTTTGTTCCGGTGGCAAAAACTTCACCTGCAACAA CAAGTTGATTGGGGCAAGAGACTACACAAGCGAAGGTACAAGGGACACTAGTGGCCACGGTACACACACGGCTTCCACAGCAGCTGGAAATGCAGTCAAAGACACAAGTTTCTTTGGAATCGGCAATGGAACCGTAAGAGGTGGTGTTCCGGCCTCTAGAATCGCCGCTTACAAAGTCTGCACCGATTCAGGGTGTAGCTCGGAAGCTCTACTGTCTTCGTTCGATGACGCGATTGCAGACGGTGTAGACCTCATCACCATCTCTATTGGGTTTCAATTCCCATCCATATTCGAAGATGACCCGATAGCGATCGGAGCTTTTCACGCTATGGCCAAAGGGATTCTCACTGTAAGTTCTGCGGGTAACAGCGGTCCAAAGCCCACCACAGTCTCGCATGTAGCGCCATGGATCTTTACCGTTGCAGCCAGCACCACGAACCGTGGGTTTATCACCAAAGTTGTTCTCGGAAACGGCAAGACACTTGCC GGGAGGTCAGTGAATGCTTTCGAtatgaaaggaaaaaagtaCCCTCTAGTGTATGGAAAATCTGCAGCTTCATCTGCTTGTGACGCCAAAACGGCAGC ACTTTGTGCGCCAGCGTGTCTAAACAAAAGCCGTGTGAAGGGAAAGATTTTAGTGTGTGGTGGTCCGAGTGGTTACAAGATAGCTAAATCAGTTGGAGCTATTGCAATCATTGATAAATCCCCTAGACCCGACGTTGCATTCACTCACCATTTACCTGCCTCTGGTTTAAAAGCAAAAGACTTTAAGTCTCTCGTCTCTTACATTGAGTCCCAAGA TTCTCCACAAGCGGCTGTTCTAAAAACGGAAACAATCTTCAATAGGACATCTCCTGTTATcgcttccttctcttctcgtGGTCCAAACACCATCGCTGTTGATATTCTCAAg CCGGATATAACAGCACCAGGAGTGGAGATCCTTGCTGCATTTTCACCTAATGGTGAACCGTCCGAAGATGACACCAGACGTGTGAAgtactctgttttctctggAACTTCAATGGCTTGTCCTCATGTTGCAGGGGTGGCTGCGTATGTCAAGACGTTTTACCCTAGATGGTCTCCTTCCATGATTCAATCTGCCATCATGACAACTG CTTGGCCTGTAAAAGCTAAGGGACGTGGCATCGCATCGACCGAGTTTGCTTATGGAGCTGGACATGTCGACCCGATGGCCGCTTTAAATCCTGGACTTGTCTATGAATTGGACAAAGCTGACCACATCGCCTTTCTCTGCGGCATGAACTACACTTCGAAGACCCTTAAAATCATCTCGGGTGATACCGTCAAGTGctccaagaaaaacaaaatcttgcCTAGAAACCTTAACTATCCTTCAATGTCGGCCAAATTGTCAGGAACCGATAGTACCTTCTCTGTGACTTTCAACAGAACGTTGACCAACGTCGGCACGCCAAACTCTACATACAAATCAAAGGTAGTCGCAGGTCACGGATCTAAGCTTAGCATCAAGGTCACGCCTAGTGTTCTGTATTTTAAGACAGTGAACGAGAAGCAATCTTTTAGTGTCACTGTTACAGGCAGCGACGTTGACTCGGAAGTCCCTTCGTCTGCAAATCTAATTTGGTCTGACGGTACCCATAACGTGAGAAGTCCCATTGTTGTTTACATAATGGTTGTTGATGAGGCATGA
- the SBT4.12 gene encoding subtilase 4.12 (subtilase 4.12 (SBT4.12); FUNCTIONS IN: identical protein binding, serine-type endopeptidase activity; INVOLVED IN: proteolysis, negative regulation of catalytic activity; LOCATED IN: apoplast, nucleus, cytoplasm; EXPRESSED IN: 6 plant structures; CONTAINS InterPro DOMAIN/s: Protease-associated PA (InterPro:IPR003137), Peptidase S8/S53, subtilisin/kexin/sedolisin (InterPro:IPR000209), Peptidase S8, subtilisin-related (InterPro:IPR015500), Peptidase S8/S53, subtilisin, active site (InterPro:IPR022398), Proteinase inhibitor I9, subtilisin propeptide (InterPro:IPR010259); BEST Arabidopsis thaliana protein match is: subtilase 4.13 (TAIR:AT5G59120.1); Has 7949 Blast hits to 7012 proteins in 1178 species: Archae - 259; Bacteria - 4742; Metazoa - 67; Fungi - 276; Plants - 1907; Viruses - 0; Other Eukaryotes - 698 (source: NCBI BLink).) has product MANLAASTCLYSWLLVLLLSSVSAIIDEDTQVYIVYMGSLSSRADYIPTSDHMSILQQVTGESSIEGRLVRSYKRSFNGFAARLTESERTLIAEIEGVVSVFPNKILQLHTTTSWDFMGVKEGKNTKRNLAIESDTIIGVIDTGIWPESKSFSDKGFGPPPKKWKGVCSGGKNFTCNNKLIGARDYTSEGTRDTSGHGTHTASTAAGNAVKDTSFFGIGNGTVRGGVPASRIAAYKVCTDSGCSSEALLSSFDDAIADGVDLITISIGFQFPSIFEDDPIAIGAFHAMAKGILTVSSAGNSGPKPTTVSHVAPWIFTVAASTTNRGFITKVVLGNGKTLAGRSVNAFDMKGKKYPLVYGKSAASSACDAKTAALCAPACLNKSRVKGKILVCGGPSGYKIAKSVGAIAIIDKSPRPDVAFTHHLPASGLKAKDFKSLVSYIESQDSPQAAVLKTETIFNRTSPVIASFSSRGPNTIAVDILKPDITAPGVEILAAFSPNGEPSEDDTRRVKYSVFSGTSMACPHVAGVAAYVKTFYPRWSPSMIQSAIMTTAKGRGIASTEFAYGAGHVDPMAALNPGLVYELDKADHIAFLCGMNYTSKTLKIISGDTVKCSKKNKILPRNLNYPSMSAKLSGTDSTFSVTFNRTLTNVGTPNSTYKSKVVAGHGSKLSIKVTPSVLYFKTVNEKQSFSVTVTGSDVDSEVPSSANLIWSDGTHNVRSPIVVYIMVVDEA; this is encoded by the exons atggCGAATCTAGCTGCGTCCACTTGCCTATACTCATGGCTCCTTGTTTTGTTATTGAGTTCAGTCTCAGCAATCATAGATGAAGATACACAG GTGTATATAGTCTACATGGGTTCACTTTCGTCTCGCGCGGACTACATACCAACGTCCGATCACATGAGTATTCTTCAACAGGTCACAGGAGAAAG ttcGATCGAAGGTCGCTTGGTGAGAAGTTACAAGAGGAGTTTCAACGGCTTCGCAGCCAGGCTCACTGAGTCAGAACGTACATTAATTGCCG AAATAGAGGGAGTTGTGTCTGTGTTCCCAAACAAGATATTACAACTCCATACGACGACGTCTTGGGACTTCATGGGGGTGAAGGAAGGAAAGAATACAAAGAGAAACTTGGCCATAGAAAGTGATACTATCATCGGCGTCATCGACACTGGGATTTGGCCGGAATCCAAGAGCTTCTCCGACAAAGGCTTTGGTCCTCCTCCTAAGAAATGGAAAGGTGTTTGTTCCGGTGGCAAAAACTTCACCTGCAACAA CAAGTTGATTGGGGCAAGAGACTACACAAGCGAAGGTACAAGGGACACTAGTGGCCACGGTACACACACGGCTTCCACAGCAGCTGGAAATGCAGTCAAAGACACAAGTTTCTTTGGAATCGGCAATGGAACCGTAAGAGGTGGTGTTCCGGCCTCTAGAATCGCCGCTTACAAAGTCTGCACCGATTCAGGGTGTAGCTCGGAAGCTCTACTGTCTTCGTTCGATGACGCGATTGCAGACGGTGTAGACCTCATCACCATCTCTATTGGGTTTCAATTCCCATCCATATTCGAAGATGACCCGATAGCGATCGGAGCTTTTCACGCTATGGCCAAAGGGATTCTCACTGTAAGTTCTGCGGGTAACAGCGGTCCAAAGCCCACCACAGTCTCGCATGTAGCGCCATGGATCTTTACCGTTGCAGCCAGCACCACGAACCGTGGGTTTATCACCAAAGTTGTTCTCGGAAACGGCAAGACACTTGCC GGGAGGTCAGTGAATGCTTTCGAtatgaaaggaaaaaagtaCCCTCTAGTGTATGGAAAATCTGCAGCTTCATCTGCTTGTGACGCCAAAACGGCAGC ACTTTGTGCGCCAGCGTGTCTAAACAAAAGCCGTGTGAAGGGAAAGATTTTAGTGTGTGGTGGTCCGAGTGGTTACAAGATAGCTAAATCAGTTGGAGCTATTGCAATCATTGATAAATCCCCTAGACCCGACGTTGCATTCACTCACCATTTACCTGCCTCTGGTTTAAAAGCAAAAGACTTTAAGTCTCTCGTCTCTTACATTGAGTCCCAAGA TTCTCCACAAGCGGCTGTTCTAAAAACGGAAACAATCTTCAATAGGACATCTCCTGTTATcgcttccttctcttctcgtGGTCCAAACACCATCGCTGTTGATATTCTCAAg CCGGATATAACAGCACCAGGAGTGGAGATCCTTGCTGCATTTTCACCTAATGGTGAACCGTCCGAAGATGACACCAGACGTGTGAAgtactctgttttctctggAACTTCAATGGCTTGTCCTCATGTTGCAGGGGTGGCTGCGTATGTCAAGACGTTTTACCCTAGATGGTCTCCTTCCATGATTCAATCTGCCATCATGACAACTG CTAAGGGACGTGGCATCGCATCGACCGAGTTTGCTTATGGAGCTGGACATGTCGACCCGATGGCCGCTTTAAATCCTGGACTTGTCTATGAATTGGACAAAGCTGACCACATCGCCTTTCTCTGCGGCATGAACTACACTTCGAAGACCCTTAAAATCATCTCGGGTGATACCGTCAAGTGctccaagaaaaacaaaatcttgcCTAGAAACCTTAACTATCCTTCAATGTCGGCCAAATTGTCAGGAACCGATAGTACCTTCTCTGTGACTTTCAACAGAACGTTGACCAACGTCGGCACGCCAAACTCTACATACAAATCAAAGGTAGTCGCAGGTCACGGATCTAAGCTTAGCATCAAGGTCACGCCTAGTGTTCTGTATTTTAAGACAGTGAACGAGAAGCAATCTTTTAGTGTCACTGTTACAGGCAGCGACGTTGACTCGGAAGTCCCTTCGTCTGCAAATCTAATTTGGTCTGACGGTACCCATAACGTGAGAAGTCCCATTGTTGTTTACATAATGGTTGTTGATGAGGCATGA
- the SBT4.12 gene encoding subtilase 4.12 (subtilase 4.12 (SBT4.12); FUNCTIONS IN: identical protein binding, serine-type endopeptidase activity; INVOLVED IN: proteolysis, negative regulation of catalytic activity; LOCATED IN: apoplast, nucleus, cytoplasm; EXPRESSED IN: 6 plant structures; CONTAINS InterPro DOMAIN/s: Protease-associated PA (InterPro:IPR003137), Peptidase S8/S53, subtilisin/kexin/sedolisin (InterPro:IPR000209), Peptidase S8, subtilisin-related (InterPro:IPR015500), Peptidase S8/S53, subtilisin, active site (InterPro:IPR022398), Proteinase inhibitor I9, subtilisin propeptide (InterPro:IPR010259); BEST Arabidopsis thaliana protein match is: subtilase 4.13 (TAIR:AT5G59120.1); Has 30201 Blast hits to 17322 proteins in 780 species: Archae - 12; Bacteria - 1396; Metazoa - 17338; Fungi - 3422; Plants - 5037; Viruses - 0; Other Eukaryotes - 2996 (source: NCBI BLink).), producing MANLAASTCLYSWLLVLLLSSVSAIIDEDTQVYIVYMGSLSSRADYIPTSDHMSILQQVTGESSIEGRLVRSYKRSFNGFAARLTESERTLIAEIEGVVSVFPNKILQLHTTTSWDFMGVKEGKNTKRNLAIESDTIIGVIDTGIWPESKSFSDKGFGPPPKKWKGVCSGGKNFTCNNKLIGARDYTSEGTRDTSGHGTHTASTAAGNAVKDTSFFGIGNGTVRGGVPASRIAAYKVCTDSGCSSEALLSSFDDAIADGVDLITISIGFQFPSIFEDDPIAIGAFHAMAKGILTVSSAGNSGPKPTTVSHVAPWIFTVAASTTNRGFITKVVLGNGKTLAGRSVNAFDMKGKKYPLVYGKSAASSACDAKTAALCAPACLNKSRVKGKILVCGGPSGYKIAKSVGAIAIIDKSPRPDVAFTHHLPASGLKAKDFKSLVSYIESQDSPQAAVLKTETIFNRTSPVIASFSSRGPNTIAVDILKPDITAPGVEILAAFSPNGEPSEDDTRRVKYSVFSGTSMACPHVAGVAAYVKTFYPRWSPSMIQSAIMTTAWPVKAKGRGIASTEFAYGAGHVDPMAALNPGLVYELDKADHIAFLCGMNYTSKTLKIISGDTVKCSKKNKILPRNLNYPSMSAKLSGTDSTFSVTFNRTLTNVGTPNSTYKSKVVAGHGSKLSIKVTPSVLYFKTVNEKQSFSVTVTGSDVDSEVPSSANLIWSDGTHNVRSPIVVYIMVVDEA from the exons atggCGAATCTAGCTGCGTCCACTTGCCTATACTCATGGCTCCTTGTTTTGTTATTGAGTTCAGTCTCAGCAATCATAGATGAAGATACACAG GTGTATATAGTCTACATGGGTTCACTTTCGTCTCGCGCGGACTACATACCAACGTCCGATCACATGAGTATTCTTCAACAGGTCACAGGAGAAAG ttcGATCGAAGGTCGCTTGGTGAGAAGTTACAAGAGGAGTTTCAACGGCTTCGCAGCCAGGCTCACTGAGTCAGAACGTACATTAATTGCCG AAATAGAGGGAGTTGTGTCTGTGTTCCCAAACAAGATATTACAACTCCATACGACGACGTCTTGGGACTTCATGGGGGTGAAGGAAGGAAAGAATACAAAGAGAAACTTGGCCATAGAAAGTGATACTATCATCGGCGTCATCGACACTGGGATTTGGCCGGAATCCAAGAGCTTCTCCGACAAAGGCTTTGGTCCTCCTCCTAAGAAATGGAAAGGTGTTTGTTCCGGTGGCAAAAACTTCACCTGCAACAA CAAGTTGATTGGGGCAAGAGACTACACAAGCGAAGGTACAAGGGACACTAGTGGCCACGGTACACACACGGCTTCCACAGCAGCTGGAAATGCAGTCAAAGACACAAGTTTCTTTGGAATCGGCAATGGAACCGTAAGAGGTGGTGTTCCGGCCTCTAGAATCGCCGCTTACAAAGTCTGCACCGATTCAGGGTGTAGCTCGGAAGCTCTACTGTCTTCGTTCGATGACGCGATTGCAGACGGTGTAGACCTCATCACCATCTCTATTGGGTTTCAATTCCCATCCATATTCGAAGATGACCCGATAGCGATCGGAGCTTTTCACGCTATGGCCAAAGGGATTCTCACTGTAAGTTCTGCGGGTAACAGCGGTCCAAAGCCCACCACAGTCTCGCATGTAGCGCCATGGATCTTTACCGTTGCAGCCAGCACCACGAACCGTGGGTTTATCACCAAAGTTGTTCTCGGAAACGGCAAGACACTTGCC GGGAGGTCAGTGAATGCTTTCGAtatgaaaggaaaaaagtaCCCTCTAGTGTATGGAAAATCTGCAGCTTCATCTGCTTGTGACGCCAAAACGGCAGC ACTTTGTGCGCCAGCGTGTCTAAACAAAAGCCGTGTGAAGGGAAAGATTTTAGTGTGTGGTGGTCCGAGTGGTTACAAGATAGCTAAATCAGTTGGAGCTATTGCAATCATTGATAAATCCCCTAGACCCGACGTTGCATTCACTCACCATTTACCTGCCTCTGGTTTAAAAGCAAAAGACTTTAAGTCTCTCGTCTCTTACATTGAGTCCCAAGA TTCTCCACAAGCGGCTGTTCTAAAAACGGAAACAATCTTCAATAGGACATCTCCTGTTATcgcttccttctcttctcgtGGTCCAAACACCATCGCTGTTGATATTCTCAAg CCGGATATAACAGCACCAGGAGTGGAGATCCTTGCTGCATTTTCACCTAATGGTGAACCGTCCGAAGATGACACCAGACGTGTGAAgtactctgttttctctggAACTTCAATGGCTTGTCCTCATGTTGCAGGGGTGGCTGCGTATGTCAAGACGTTTTACCCTAGATGGTCTCCTTCCATGATTCAATCTGCCATCATGACAACTG CTTGGCCTGTAAAAGCTAAGGGACGTGGCATCGCATCGACCGAGTTTGCTTATGGAGCTGGACATGTCGACCCGATGGCCGCTTTAAATCCTGGACTTGTCTATGAATTGGACAAAGCTGACCACATCGCCTTTCTCTGCGGCATGAACTACACTTCGAAGACCCTTAAAATCATCTCGGGTGATACCGTCAAGTGctccaagaaaaacaaaatcttgcCTAGAAACCTTAACTATCCTTCAATGTCGGCCAAATTGTCAGGAACCGATAGTACCTTCTCTGTGACTTTCAACAGAACGTTGACCAACGTCGGCACGCCAAACTCTACATACAAATCAAAGGTAGTCGCAGGTCACGGATCTAAGCTTAGCATCAAGGTCACGCCTAGTGTTCTGTATTTTAAGACAGTGAACGAGAAGCAATCTTTTAGTGTCACTGTTACAGGCAGCGACGTTGACTCGGAAGTCCCTTCGTCTGCAAATCTAATTTGGTCTGACGGTACCCATAACGTGAGAAGTCCCATTGTTGTTTACATAATGGTTGTTGATGAGGCATGA